One region of Bacillus zhangzhouensis genomic DNA includes:
- the dnaJ gene encoding molecular chaperone DnaJ: MSKRDYYEVLGVSKSASKDEIKKAYRKLSKKYHPDINKEAGSDEKFKEIKEAYETLSDDQKRSQYDQFGHTDPNQGFGGGGFSGGEDFGGFGGFDDIFSSIFGGGARRRDPNAPRQGADLQYTMTLSFEEAAFGKEATIEIPREESCETCHGSGAKPGTQAKTCSHCGGSGQLNVEQSTPFGKVVNRRVCNYCSGTGKQIDHKCSTCGGSGKVRKRKKINVTIPAGVDDGQQLRVSGQGEPGVNGGPPGDLFVVFHVRPHEFFERDGDDIYCEMPLTFAQAALGDEIEVPTLHGKVKLKVPAGTQTGTKFRLKGKGVKNVRGYGQGDQHIVVRVVTPTNLTDNQKDIIRKFAEVSGNKPDEQEMSFFDKVKRAFKGE; encoded by the coding sequence ATGAGTAAGCGTGATTACTATGAAGTGCTTGGCGTAAGTAAGAGCGCCTCAAAGGACGAAATCAAAAAGGCATACCGCAAGCTTTCAAAAAAGTATCACCCTGATATTAATAAAGAAGCTGGCTCAGATGAGAAATTCAAAGAAATAAAAGAAGCCTATGAAACCCTTTCTGATGATCAAAAACGTTCCCAGTATGACCAGTTCGGTCATACCGATCCAAATCAAGGCTTTGGCGGCGGCGGTTTTAGCGGGGGAGAAGACTTTGGCGGCTTCGGCGGCTTTGATGATATCTTCTCTAGTATTTTTGGCGGCGGGGCCAGAAGAAGAGATCCAAATGCACCGCGCCAAGGAGCGGACCTGCAATATACAATGACGCTTTCATTTGAAGAAGCGGCATTTGGAAAAGAAGCAACCATTGAAATCCCTCGTGAAGAATCTTGTGAAACATGCCATGGATCAGGTGCAAAGCCTGGGACGCAGGCGAAAACCTGTTCACATTGCGGCGGATCTGGTCAATTAAACGTTGAGCAGTCAACCCCATTTGGTAAAGTGGTTAACCGCAGAGTATGTAACTACTGCAGCGGAACAGGAAAACAAATCGATCACAAATGTTCTACATGCGGCGGATCTGGCAAAGTGCGTAAGCGTAAGAAAATCAATGTGACGATCCCAGCGGGTGTTGACGATGGTCAGCAGCTCAGAGTGTCTGGTCAAGGGGAACCAGGTGTGAATGGAGGACCTCCAGGCGATCTATTTGTTGTATTCCATGTGCGTCCGCATGAATTCTTCGAACGTGATGGAGATGACATCTACTGCGAAATGCCGCTCACCTTTGCGCAGGCTGCATTAGGTGATGAAATTGAAGTGCCGACTTTACATGGTAAAGTCAAATTGAAAGTTCCTGCTGGCACACAAACTGGCACGAAGTTTAGACTTAAAGGAAAAGGTGTGAAAAATGTACGCGGCTACGGCCAAGGCGATCAGCATATTGTTGTACGTGTCGTCACACCGACAAATTTAACAGACAATCAAAAAGATATCATTAGAAAATTTGCTGAAGTGAGCGGAAATAAACCGGACGAACAAGAGATGAGTTTTTTCGATAAGGTAAAACGCGCATTTAAAGGCGAGTAA
- the hrcA gene encoding heat-inducible transcriptional repressor HrcA, translated as MLTNRQLLILQVIINDFIRSAQPVGSRTLSKKEDITFSSATIRNEMADLEELGFIEKTHSSSGRIPSEKGYRYYVDHLLSPRKLSSKELVLIQSAFQEKIFELEKTVQKSAEILSDLTNYTSIVLGPKLSENRLKQIQLVPVQPNKAVAIMITDSGHVENKTITFSEHLDVSDIEKLMNILNSRLAGVPMDQLKDRMYKEVVMLLRTHLKDYEHILDALGNTFTSTQNESKLFFGGKINMLNQPEFHDIDRIRSLMMLIEQKNDVMQLFHPNQQGITIKIGSENNLEAMENCSLITATYSIDQKSLGSIAVIGPTRMDYSRVVSLLHHVSKDLSNALSNLYDE; from the coding sequence ATGTTAACAAATCGTCAGCTTTTGATTCTGCAAGTCATCATTAATGACTTTATTCGTTCGGCGCAGCCAGTTGGATCAAGGACTCTTTCTAAAAAAGAAGACATTACATTCAGCTCTGCGACAATTAGAAACGAAATGGCTGATTTGGAGGAACTTGGTTTTATTGAAAAAACCCATTCTTCATCAGGAAGAATTCCTTCCGAAAAAGGATATCGTTATTATGTAGATCATTTGCTCTCTCCGCGAAAACTGTCGTCTAAAGAGCTTGTGCTCATCCAGTCGGCCTTTCAGGAGAAAATTTTTGAGCTGGAAAAGACAGTTCAAAAATCGGCGGAAATTTTATCAGATCTCACAAACTATACATCGATTGTGCTTGGTCCAAAGCTAAGTGAAAATCGATTAAAGCAAATTCAGCTTGTCCCTGTTCAGCCAAACAAAGCAGTGGCGATCATGATTACAGACAGTGGACATGTTGAAAACAAAACCATTACCTTCTCTGAGCATCTCGATGTCTCTGATATTGAGAAGCTGATGAATATTTTAAACAGCCGCCTAGCCGGAGTCCCGATGGATCAGCTGAAGGACAGAATGTATAAAGAAGTTGTGATGCTTCTTCGCACGCATTTAAAAGATTATGAACATATTTTAGATGCGCTCGGCAATACATTTACATCAACTCAAAATGAATCAAAACTTTTCTTTGGCGGAAAGATTAATATGTTGAATCAGCCAGAGTTTCATGACATTGACCGCATACGTTCACTCATGATGCTTATTGAACAAAAGAATGATGTCATGCAGCTGTTTCATCCAAATCAGCAAGGAATCACCATTAAAATCGGTTCAGAAAACAATTTGGAAGCGATGGAGAATTGCAGCTTAATCACAGCCACTTATTCGATTGATCAAAAATCACTTGGCTCCATTGCCGTTATCGGTCCAACCCGTATGGATTATAGCAGGGTTGTCAGTCTCTTGCATCATGTATCAAAAGACTTGTCAAACGCACTTTCCAATTTGTATGATGAGTAG
- the dnaK gene encoding molecular chaperone DnaK: MSKIIGIDLGTTNSCVAVLEGGEPKVIANAEGARTTPSVVAFKNGERQVGEVAKRQSITNPNTIMSIKRHMGTDYKVEVEGKKYTPQEISAIILQHLKSYAESYLGEEVTKAVITVPAYFNDAERQATKDAGKIAGLEVERIINEPTAAALAYGLDKTEEDQTILVYDLGGGTFDVSILELGDGVFEVRSTAGDNRLGGDDFDQVIIDHLVAEFKKENGIDLSKDKMALQRLKDAAEKAKKDLSGVSSTQISLPFITAGEAGPLHLELTLTRAKFEELSAELVERTMTPVRQALKDAGLSASEIDKVILVGGSTRIPAVQEAIKKEIGKEPHKGVNPDEVVALGAAIQGGVITGDVKDVVLLDVTPLSLGIETMGGVFTKLIERNTTIPTSKSQVFSTAADNQTAVDIHVLQGERPMAADNKTLGRFQLTDIPPAPRGVPQIEVSFDIDKNGIVNVRAKDMGTGKEQNITIKSSSGLSDDEIEKMIKEAEENAEADAKKKEEIEVRNEADQLVFTTEKTLKDLEGKIDEEQVKKANDAKDALKAAIEKGEFEDIKAKKDELQTIVQELTTKLYEEAAKQAQAQQEGAEGAQKADDNVVDAEYEEVNDDQEKK, encoded by the coding sequence ATGAGTAAGATCATTGGGATTGACTTAGGAACAACAAACTCATGTGTTGCAGTACTTGAAGGCGGGGAGCCAAAAGTCATTGCAAACGCTGAAGGAGCACGTACAACACCATCTGTTGTTGCTTTTAAAAACGGAGAGCGCCAAGTGGGTGAAGTAGCAAAACGTCAATCAATTACAAACCCGAACACGATCATGTCTATTAAAAGACATATGGGTACTGATTATAAGGTAGAAGTTGAAGGCAAGAAATATACACCGCAGGAAATTTCTGCGATTATTCTTCAGCACCTTAAATCTTACGCTGAAAGCTATCTTGGCGAAGAAGTAACAAAAGCTGTTATCACAGTTCCTGCTTACTTCAACGATGCAGAACGTCAAGCAACGAAAGATGCTGGTAAAATTGCTGGTCTTGAAGTAGAACGTATCATCAACGAACCAACAGCAGCTGCACTTGCATATGGTTTAGATAAAACAGAAGAAGATCAAACCATTCTTGTATACGATCTTGGCGGCGGTACATTTGACGTATCGATCCTTGAGCTTGGAGACGGTGTCTTCGAAGTGCGCTCAACCGCTGGGGACAACCGTCTAGGTGGAGACGATTTTGACCAAGTCATCATTGATCACCTAGTGGCTGAATTCAAAAAAGAAAATGGCATTGATCTTTCTAAAGATAAAATGGCGCTTCAGCGTTTAAAAGATGCTGCTGAAAAAGCGAAAAAAGATCTTTCTGGTGTATCTTCTACTCAAATCTCACTACCATTTATCACAGCTGGAGAAGCAGGACCTCTTCACCTTGAATTAACATTAACGCGTGCTAAATTCGAAGAGCTTTCTGCAGAACTTGTAGAGCGTACAATGACACCTGTACGCCAAGCACTGAAAGATGCCGGTTTATCTGCTAGTGAGATTGATAAAGTCATCCTTGTAGGTGGATCAACTCGTATTCCTGCCGTACAAGAAGCAATCAAAAAAGAAATAGGCAAAGAGCCTCATAAAGGTGTAAACCCTGATGAAGTAGTTGCACTTGGTGCGGCGATCCAAGGTGGAGTGATCACAGGAGATGTCAAAGACGTTGTTCTTCTTGACGTAACACCACTTTCTTTAGGAATTGAAACAATGGGCGGCGTATTCACGAAGCTGATTGAACGTAATACAACAATTCCAACAAGTAAATCTCAAGTATTCTCAACGGCTGCTGATAACCAAACAGCTGTAGATATCCATGTCCTGCAAGGTGAGCGCCCAATGGCTGCTGATAACAAAACATTAGGCCGCTTCCAATTGACTGATATCCCGCCAGCACCACGCGGCGTACCGCAAATTGAAGTATCTTTTGATATTGATAAAAACGGTATTGTCAACGTACGTGCGAAAGATATGGGTACAGGCAAAGAACAAAACATCACAATCAAATCTTCTTCAGGTCTTTCTGATGATGAGATCGAAAAAATGATAAAAGAAGCAGAAGAAAATGCTGAAGCAGATGCGAAGAAAAAAGAAGAAATCGAAGTGCGCAATGAAGCAGATCAATTAGTGTTTACAACTGAAAAAACATTAAAAGATCTAGAAGGAAAAATCGATGAAGAGCAAGTGAAAAAAGCAAATGACGCGAAAGATGCCCTAAAAGCTGCGATCGAAAAAGGCGAGTTTGAAGACATCAAAGCGAAAAAAGATGAGCTGCAAACAATCGTTCAAGAACTAACGACAAAGCTCTATGAAGAAGCTGCAAAACAAGCACAAGCTCAGCAAGAAGGCGCTGAAGGTGCTCAAAAAGCAGATGACAATGTAGTGGATGCAGAATACGAAGAAGTAAACGACGATCAAGAGAAAAAATAA
- the grpE gene encoding nucleotide exchange factor GrpE, with amino-acid sequence MSEEKKTPEQEAEVEAQEEAVQADTEEVTPDEQSAFQEKIDELQQLLDEKENKILRVQADFENYKRRARTEVETVQKYRSQHVVSDLLPALDNFERALGIDPDNEQTKSLLEGMQMVYRQLVEALKNEGVEPIEAVGKEFDPNLHQAVMQVEDENYDSNIVVEELQKGYKLKDRVIRPSMVKVNQ; translated from the coding sequence ATGTCAGAAGAAAAAAAGACACCTGAGCAAGAAGCAGAGGTTGAAGCACAAGAAGAAGCAGTTCAAGCAGATACTGAGGAAGTAACACCTGATGAACAGTCTGCCTTCCAAGAAAAAATTGATGAATTGCAGCAGCTTCTAGATGAAAAAGAAAACAAAATTCTGCGTGTTCAAGCAGATTTTGAAAACTATAAACGCCGTGCTCGAACTGAAGTGGAGACCGTGCAAAAATATCGTTCTCAACATGTTGTCAGCGATCTTCTCCCAGCTCTTGATAACTTTGAAAGAGCGCTTGGAATTGATCCAGACAATGAGCAGACGAAAAGTTTGTTAGAAGGAATGCAAATGGTTTACCGCCAGCTGGTAGAAGCGTTGAAAAATGAAGGCGTTGAACCAATTGAAGCTGTCGGCAAAGAATTCGATCCAAACCTTCATCAAGCCGTCATGCAAGTTGAAGATGAAAACTACGATTCAAATATCGTTGTAGAAGAATTGCAAAAGGGCTATAAACTCAAAGATCGAGTTATTCGTCCATCAATGGTAAAAGTAAATCAATAA